DNA sequence from the Oryza brachyantha chromosome 5, ObraRS2, whole genome shotgun sequence genome:
tttttatgaaaatttctatagaaaagttattttaaaaattatatttttttaataattaattaatcatgtactaatctattactacgtttttcatatCGGATAACTTACCCTCATCTCCCTCCTTACCGAACACGGTGACTctggtttatatatatattcctaaattagttattttgaggataaaatttttagccaAAATGATTACTTAAAGTATgcattaaagtttattttaaaaatacagtGTATTACAGCAGCTtggtcctaaaatataatcatttatagtCAGTTAGAGTAGTTACATATaaaccaactataaacataacatattttaagtaggtaaaagaggagaaaaaaaaagcagtaggctacaaattaatagagCTATAGTACGGCTCCAAGACACAGGGTATGTATGATATGTGCGAcatgatagtatatgttttatagcgacatgatagtatatgttttgtagcgagctattatatgaattgactattagattaactatagatgaaccGTACTACTTAGTACGTTCGTGCATCGGGTATGTGGGCCCACGTTGGCAGAGAGTGGGGCCCATGCCCTGCAAGTTAGCGTTAGTCACCAcgaaaaaaagaggaagagcaccgtaaaaattaaaataaaaaagttttttttttcgctccCTCTCCCAGCCTCAGAGGCTCCCCGCGCGCAGAGCCGGAGAGCGCGACGGCCGGGCCGGGccaggtcgccgtcgccctccccgCGACTCCCAGTAGCCTCTCGctcccgcctcgccgccactggcgccgcagccgcagcgccTCCCGTCCATAAGTAGCAGCAGGAGCGGCAGAGGCAGATGGCGCCTTCTGCCATCGCGTTCGCGTCTTGCGCGCACCATTACTGCTTCTCCGCTGGCTCCGGCGTTCGATTGATCCGGTGACGCCCGCCCATTTGCCAAGAAACCGAGCCGGTGGGCGTGGCGTGGCGGGGATGcaggccatggcggcggccaccTCTTCCTCCGCCTCTGGAgcctgggcggcggcggcggcggcctcctcctctccttccctcctCGCCTCCCGGTGGCGGCATGTCGCCTTgccgtcttcttcttcgtcgtctctctctcgatgcccggtcgccggcgccggcgcgccggcgctgccgcTCGGCATTCGCGGGGGGCGCATGCTGCTCCCCTCCCCACTTCTTCTCGGGAagagcggcgccgcggcgaggaagACGGTGgccacggccgcggcggcctcgccgcctGCGGACGGCGGCCGCAAGGCGGACGGCGCCATTTCGCGGACGCTGCAGCTCGGCGTCATGATCCTCGTCTGGTACCTGCTCAACATCTACTTCAACATCTTCAACAAGCTGGTCTGCCCATTTCTTTTTCCCCATTCGTCGATCTCCTTCTCTCTTCGCCGTATATTTCTTGGCCCTGATCCATGGCTCATCTTGTTGGAATTCATGGCGTGCAGGTTCTGAAAGCAGTGCCTTTCCCTTACACCATCACCACCTTCCAATTCGCCTCCGGTTCATTCTTCATCACCCTCATGTGGCTGCTTAATCTTCACCCCAAGCCAAGGCTCTCCCTTGGACAGGTAATGGAGGAAATGGAGACAACTATTGTTCTTGTCAAATTTGTTGGAACAGTTTGGTTGTAGAAATGTGATGAattgtgacaaaaaaaaaacaaaacatttgtTATTAGTGCAGTATGCAAAGATCCTGCCTTTGGCCTTGGTGCACACGATGGGCAATGTTTTCACTAACATGAGCTTGGGCAAGGTCGCTGTTTCCTTCACACACACCATCAAGGCCATGGAGCCCTTCTTCTCGGTGCTTCTCTCCGTGTTGTTACTTGGGGAGGTACAGAGCTTGTTCATGTTTTCTGTATGTTGTCTCAAGAATGGGAGACATATAACCAAAGAGATTGACCGGTTTGTGCTTTGAAACAAATCATGTGTTTTTGGCAGACACCTTCTTTCTTGGTGTTAGGTTCCCTTGTGCCAATCGTTGGTGGCGTCGTGCTAGCATCGATGACCGAGGTTTCTTTCAACTGGTCAGTGGTATCTGCCTATCTTTAAAAATTCCAATGACTGAGAACTCAGGAGTATTTTACATTGTGGCTCATGTCTTTATTTGTTTAAGCAATACAATGCATTTCTCTATAATGTAATATTGCGTAAAACTTTTGAGAAAACAGGATAGGATTTTGGAGTGCCATGGCTTCCAATCTTACCAACCAATCGCGAAATGTTTTCAGCAAGAAGCTTCTTGCTGATAAAGAGGTGATTTCCCCAATCCATGAAGATTTGTAGTTCCTACTACTTGTATAGAAGAGTGTTTCTATTTCAATGCAAAATGCAcatttagaaaatttacaGCATGGTAAATACTGTAAAGGACTGTATACCCTTACAAATTTTGGTTCATATCACAGGAAACATTGGATGACATAAATCTCTTCTCGATAATGACTGTTATGTCATTTTTATTATCTGCCCCACTGATGTTGTCTGTGGAAGGAATAAAGTTTTCCCCATCGTACCTGCAGAGCACCGTGAGTGTTTTGGGCTTTTATGTATTTCCTTTGCTAACCAATATAGTAACACTTTTGTCTTTTTGTACTTGTAGGGAGTTAATCTACAAGAACTATGTATCAAAGCTGCTCTTGCTGGCACTTGTTTCCATTTTTACCAACAGGTGAAGCTTACTTCCAATATAAAATTGTGCAAAGGGTCATAGAAATTTATCTAAGTTTGCCTCGGATCAATGATTCCTTTTCTACGATATACCATTGACTTTGTCAATTTTTCTACAATATACCATTAGACCAtgtatttttccaaaaataccCAAAATACCATTATATACTTATGAGCTGACAATTGATTAGCCCACATAGAAGTTTCAGAAAATTCTGAAATTCTTTTAGTCTCCTTGCAacatagaaactttttttatgtgtttaaagatttttttttatattttttgaaaaattagttttgtgtggttacacaaaaaaataatagcacaaaattattttatgtagCATATGAAAGATTTTTACATTAATAATTGCagcacaacaaaaatattctgCATAGCATGTAACAATATTTTtctgcaaaaaatatataatagatagattatATTACCTCCGTCTCAAGATATTAAAACTTTGTGTTGGATGTGACGCAACCTAGTACTACGAAAAATAGCGATATAAAACTTACACATGAACTTCCATATTATGTAAGAAGAGTACACACAAAAAGCTAGTTTTTGAAACTTCAAAAGGAACAAATCAATTGTCAACCTTGTATGTCTATAAGGGCACTTTAGGCATTTATCCTTATGTCTATAAGGGCATTTTAAGCATTCATCCAGTCCAATGGTATATTATAGAACAGTTGATAAACTCAATGGTATATTATAGAAAGGGGAAATGTTAGTGGCAAATCTTCGAACCAGGACAAACTCACTGGCATATTGTAGATTCTCTCTAGAATGATGTAGCAATTCTTATGGTTGTCTTCATGGAACCACATTTTCTAGTGATGGCTAGTAATGTATGAATGTATCTACAAATTCTGTACTAGTATGTTCAATTTCTTTCTGATTTTGTGTAATCACCTTcactataattatatttgtttctgAGGCAGGTTTCATATAGTTTATTGGCTAGAGTATCACCTGTGACCCATTCTGTTGCTAACTGTGTCAAACGAGTTGTGGTCATTGTCTCATCCGTTCTCTTCTTCAAAACTCCAATTTCACCTATTAATGCACTTGGTAACCTCTGAACCAAATTCAATTGATCCTAACAACTCAGTTTTCAGTTTTTCTGTATATGAATTATGTTCTTTTTCCTTCATTCAGGAACTGGTGTTGCTCTTGTTGGAGTTTTCCTGTACTCTAGGTTCAAAAAAGTAAAACCAAAGGCTAAGACTGCATGAACTCAACGTACACCGCTGGAATTTAACTACTAGAAGGTTCTGGTTTATCTCTTCTTGAGGTGAAATGAACTGCCAAGCCATCACTTTGTCTTTTCTCCAATTTGTTTTAGTCAGCTTGTCTGGGTCTTAGAGGCTTGTGTGTAAGATTTTTCTCAAGAAGGTTGTGGTGGACCAGCACCAAAATAACACTGTCAGAAGTTTTTCAACAGAAATGAATTTTGGCACATAAGTCCGAAAGTCTCATTCAAGAATATTGCCCCCTTTTTTTACTGGTTCAATTAAAATGTGTATAGAGATTTTGTCATTCCTTTTGAAATTGGGCAGAATGCCCACCAGATCAGACTTAAAGTTTGcatcacaaaaaatatatatttagaagcTTCCACCCTCCTCCTGTTCTTTTTGCAGTTGATGAGACTGTAGaaccttccttttttttttcctgtcttGGCATAAATGGGTGAACCAGACTGAATTGATACTCCATCTGGTAATTGGCAGCCATACTAACCAATCAACAGAAGATGACTCCTTTGTGGATGAGAAATTCAGAAGAGAATAAGAAGCAAAGAAGCTGATGTCCTTGTCCCACTTCTTCATGTTCCAGGATTGGAGGTGGTCACTTCAATGATTGGTTCACCCAgatatttgtttatatattttgaaaccaaaCAAGATGTTTATtgtgatatatattttcaatgaTTGGTCCACCCTCAATTTCAATGGTGGTACCAGTACTATctggtaaaaaaattctttctggattgaaaattttgcagCATATTCATGATATGACAGTGATATGCAGCAAACTGCAAGGACATCAACCAAGCAAATAATCAATCAAGTTCAAATCCACAACGTGAAAACTAGTAGCAAATATTCATCACCATGTTTACTGCACTAATGCAGCTCTTATTGTCCAAAATCAATAGAGAAACCCATAAACTAGTGTGGTGTGCTTATTCAAAAGTAAATTCAAAACTTTTCATTCGATGAAATGCAGAGAGGTTTTATTTCTAAGTGGTTAGAATTGGCGGGAGGTAGTCGGATTTGGCGCCAAGAACCCGCGCCTCGGTGTCCGGGAAGAACTCCACGCCGGGGAGCTGCGTGATGGTGCCGTCGCTGGCGACGCCGACGGGGTAGGTGAGGAGGTGTCCGGGCAGGTCGCGCTCCGGCCCGTCGCCGGCGTAGAGGTCCCAGCACCTCTTCGCCATGGCGTTCACCTTGCGCACGCAGTCGACGCTCTCCGGCCGCTGGAACGCGTCGTCGACTGTGCCGAGGTGCTCGTACCACAGCGCCATCCGGAAGCCGTGCACCTGccccc
Encoded proteins:
- the LOC102705630 gene encoding phosphoenolpyruvate/phosphate translocator 3, chloroplastic-like, with amino-acid sequence MQAMAAATSSSASGAWAAAAAASSSPSLLASRWRHVALPSSSSSSLSRCPVAGAGAPALPLGIRGGRMLLPSPLLLGKSGAAARKTVATAAAASPPADGGRKADGAISRTLQLGVMILVWYLLNIYFNIFNKLVLKAVPFPYTITTFQFASGSFFITLMWLLNLHPKPRLSLGQYAKILPLALVHTMGNVFTNMSLGKVAVSFTHTIKAMEPFFSVLLSVLLLGETPSFLVLGSLVPIVGGVVLASMTEVSFNWIGFWSAMASNLTNQSRNVFSKKLLADKEETLDDINLFSIMTVMSFLLSAPLMLSVEGIKFSPSYLQSTGVNLQELCIKAALAGTCFHFYQQVSYSLLARVSPVTHSVANCVKRVVVIVSSVLFFKTPISPINALGTGVALVGVFLYSRFKKVKPKAKTA